The Oscillospiraceae bacterium genome contains a region encoding:
- a CDS encoding UDP-N-acetyl-D-glucosamine dehydrogenase: MSMKELLMQRIAEKSIIVGVVGLGYVGLPLAVEKAKAGFKTIGFDVQAEKVEMVNAGHNYIGDVVDSDLKELVEEKMLSATTDFAQIAQADFVAICVPTPLDEHQEPDIRFVRDSAMQVAKYLKKGSMVVLESTTYPGTTEELLKPLLENGSGLKCGEDFYLGFSPERVDPGNLIYKTKNTPKVVGAIGKDATEVIAAMYRAVLEGDVKEVSSPAVAEMEKILENTYRNINIGLVNELARLCNKMGISIWEVVDAAKTKPYGFQAFYPGPGLGGHCIPLDPYYLTWKAREYGFHTTLIENSMVINDSQPEYCMQRAMHILNQHKKAINGAKILALGVSYKQDIDDYRESPAIRVIKELKKVGAEVDYYDPWVPEFKNMYGESGKSIPALTAEVVRQYDLVVVTCAHTNVDYGMVQANAQAIFDTKNAMSNIEPRNNIEVL; the protein is encoded by the coding sequence ATGAGTATGAAAGAATTGTTAATGCAAAGGATTGCAGAAAAATCCATTATTGTGGGCGTGGTGGGTCTTGGCTACGTGGGGCTGCCGTTGGCGGTGGAAAAAGCGAAAGCCGGGTTTAAAACCATCGGCTTTGATGTGCAGGCAGAGAAGGTAGAAATGGTCAACGCTGGGCACAACTATATCGGAGACGTGGTGGACAGCGACTTGAAAGAACTGGTGGAGGAAAAAATGCTCAGCGCCACCACTGATTTCGCACAGATTGCGCAGGCTGATTTTGTGGCGATCTGTGTGCCTACCCCTTTGGATGAGCATCAGGAGCCGGACATTCGCTTTGTGCGCGATTCTGCCATGCAGGTGGCTAAATATCTTAAAAAGGGCAGCATGGTGGTGCTGGAATCCACGACATATCCGGGCACAACGGAAGAGCTGCTCAAGCCCCTTTTGGAAAACGGCAGCGGCTTGAAATGCGGCGAAGATTTTTATTTGGGCTTCAGCCCGGAACGGGTCGACCCAGGCAATTTGATTTATAAAACCAAGAATACCCCGAAGGTGGTGGGCGCGATCGGCAAAGACGCCACAGAAGTGATTGCCGCGATGTATCGCGCGGTGTTGGAGGGGGACGTGAAAGAGGTTTCCAGCCCGGCGGTGGCGGAGATGGAGAAGATCCTGGAAAATACATACCGCAACATCAATATTGGTTTGGTGAACGAGCTGGCCCGGCTGTGCAACAAAATGGGGATCTCCATTTGGGAAGTGGTGGATGCCGCCAAGACCAAGCCCTATGGCTTTCAGGCTTTTTACCCGGGCCCTGGCTTGGGTGGGCACTGCATTCCCTTGGACCCGTATTACCTTACCTGGAAGGCGCGGGAGTATGGTTTTCACACCACTTTGATCGAAAACAGCATGGTGATCAACGACAGCCAGCCGGAATATTGCATGCAGCGTGCCATGCACATTTTGAACCAGCATAAAAAGGCAATCAACGGCGCTAAGATTTTGGCGCTTGGCGTTTCTTATAAACAGGATATTGATGATTATCGAGAAAGCCCGGCGATCCGGGTGATCAAAGAGCTTAAAAAAGTAGGGGCCGAGGTGGATTATTACGATCCCTGGGTGCCGGAATTCAAAAACATGTACGGCGAAAGCGGCAAGAGCATTCCGGCCCTCACCGCAGAGGTGGTGCGCCAATACGACCTGGTGGTGGTGACCTGCGCGCATACCAATGTGGATTATGGGATGGTTCAGGCGAATGCACAGGCCATTTTCGATACCAAAAATGCGATGAGCAATATTGAACCGCGGAATAACATCGAGGTGTTATAA
- a CDS encoding oxidoreductase produces MKYALIGCGRIAANHIKAVMNNQLELVAACDIVPEKIEALLAKYGLEKDTSIARYTDYKVMLAEHAELELIAIATESGLHAQIALECIDAGIHVIIEKPMAMSMADADEIVRRSKEKGVEVCACHQNRFNVAVQKTRQALEAGRFGRLSHGSVHVRWNRNRAYYEQAPWRGTWAQDGGCLMNQCIHGIDLLRWMMGDEVEEVYGVTRQQFHGYLEAEDVGMAVVKFRNGAIGTIEGTTNVYPKNLEETLYLFGETGTVKVGGTSTNNLDVWEFADETEADKANKGLEEQTSNVYGNGHTSLYADMIEAINTGRKPYVDAVAGRNALEMVLAVYKSVKTGQPVKLPLKDFASIDMRGEF; encoded by the coding sequence ATGAAATATGCCCTGATCGGTTGTGGCCGCATAGCAGCCAACCATATAAAAGCGGTTATGAATAACCAGTTGGAGTTGGTGGCGGCCTGTGACATTGTGCCGGAGAAGATTGAAGCGTTACTTGCAAAGTATGGGCTGGAAAAAGACACAAGTATTGCACGCTATACGGACTATAAAGTGATGCTTGCTGAACACGCGGAGCTTGAGCTGATAGCGATTGCAACAGAAAGCGGCCTGCACGCGCAGATTGCACTGGAATGTATTGACGCCGGCATCCATGTGATCATTGAAAAACCCATGGCCATGAGTATGGCGGATGCAGATGAAATTGTGCGGCGCAGCAAGGAAAAGGGCGTGGAGGTTTGCGCCTGCCACCAAAACCGCTTTAATGTTGCGGTGCAAAAAACCCGGCAGGCGTTGGAGGCCGGGCGGTTTGGCCGCCTGAGCCACGGCAGCGTGCATGTGCGGTGGAACCGAAACCGCGCTTATTATGAGCAGGCGCCCTGGCGCGGCACCTGGGCGCAGGACGGCGGCTGCCTGATGAACCAGTGCATTCACGGAATCGACCTGCTGCGCTGGATGATGGGGGACGAGGTGGAGGAAGTATACGGCGTGACGCGCCAACAGTTCCACGGTTATTTGGAGGCGGAAGATGTTGGCATGGCGGTGGTGAAGTTTAGAAACGGCGCCATTGGCACCATTGAGGGCACCACCAATGTTTACCCGAAAAACCTGGAAGAAACGCTGTATCTGTTTGGCGAAACGGGCACGGTTAAAGTGGGAGGGACTTCCACCAACAACCTGGATGTGTGGGAGTTTGCGGACGAAACAGAGGCGGACAAAGCCAATAAGGGGCTGGAGGAACAGACCAGCAATGTGTATGGCAACGGGCACACCAGCCTTTATGCCGATATGATTGAGGCCATTAATACCGGCCGCAAGCCGTATGTGGATGCGGTGGCCGGGCGGAATGCGCTGGAAATGGTCCTGGCTGTTTATAAAAGTGTAAAAACAGGCCAGCCGGTGAAGCTGCCTTTGAAAGACTTTGCAAGTATAGACATGCGGGGAGAGTTTTGA
- a CDS encoding N-acetyltransferase — MEKAFVHESSYIDEDVQIGEKTKIWYFCHIQNGAKVGKSCVLGQNVNIGTNVTVGNGVKIQNNVSVYEGVELEDNVFCGPSMVFTNDLTPRARYPKSAAKYKKTLVKHDATLGANCTIVCGHTIGEYATIAAGAVVTKDVLPYALVAGVPAHQIGWVCKCGQVLDKHLICRDCGKAFEPMGKTIREKQREKE; from the coding sequence ATGGAAAAAGCATTTGTGCATGAGAGCAGCTATATTGATGAAGACGTCCAAATAGGAGAGAAAACAAAAATATGGTATTTTTGCCATATACAAAACGGGGCAAAAGTCGGAAAGAGTTGCGTACTGGGGCAAAATGTAAACATAGGAACCAACGTTACGGTGGGAAATGGAGTGAAGATACAAAACAATGTATCAGTGTATGAGGGCGTAGAATTGGAAGACAATGTGTTTTGTGGTCCATCTATGGTATTTACAAATGACCTGACGCCACGTGCGCGCTACCCGAAAAGCGCTGCGAAGTATAAGAAGACTTTGGTCAAGCATGATGCCACACTAGGCGCTAATTGCACGATTGTTTGCGGGCACACGATTGGGGAATATGCTACGATCGCCGCAGGGGCGGTAGTCACAAAAGATGTGCTTCCTTATGCATTGGTAGCTGGCGTTCCAGCCCATCAGATTGGATGGGTATGTAAATGTGGGCAAGTTTTGGATAAGCATCTTATCTGCAGAGATTGTGGGAAAGCATTCGAGCCAATGGGCAAGACTATAAGGGAAAAACAAAGGGAGAAAGAATAA
- a CDS encoding hypothetical protein (frameshifted, deletion at around 931643), with product MKEIHRCKRCIMDDRSDPYIMFDKNGYCNYCTTALQKKNTWYYPNEEGKRKLESLIAKIKAAAQGRKYDCLMGLSGGLDSSYLAYLGAYKWGLRIAAVHIDDGYDTEISKCNIKKLCEKANIQLIVIKPDAEQYNALTKAYMKAGVPNLAVPQDNILFAYLYNFAKKIKSNIFCLDKILHWKVFYRREIHGRLMI from the coding sequence ATGAAAGAGATACATCGCTGTAAAAGATGCATCATGGATGACCGTTCAGATCCATATATTATGTTTGACAAAAATGGCTATTGTAACTATTGCACTACTGCATTACAAAAAAAGAATACTTGGTATTACCCCAATGAAGAAGGAAAAAGAAAACTGGAAAGTTTGATAGCAAAGATCAAGGCGGCCGCACAGGGGAGAAAATATGATTGTTTAATGGGGCTTTCCGGGGGGTTGGATAGCTCATATTTGGCCTATTTGGGTGCATACAAATGGGGATTACGCATTGCTGCAGTACATATTGATGATGGATATGATACTGAAATTTCTAAATGTAATATTAAAAAACTTTGCGAAAAAGCTAATATTCAACTAATTGTAATTAAACCCGATGCTGAACAATACAATGCCTTGACGAAAGCCTATATGAAAGCGGGCGTTCCCAATTTAGCAGTACCGCAAGACAATATTCTTTTTGCTTATTTATATAATTTTGCAAAGAAAATCAAATCAAATATTTTTTGTCTGGACAAAATTTTGCATTGGAAAGTATTTTACAGAAGGGAAATACATGGTCGGCTTATGATCTAA
- a CDS encoding hypothetical protein (frameshifted, deletion at around 931643) yields the protein MESILQKGNTWSAYDLTNLRDIQKKFDEKPVDKLRFISSVQKLADNYLLGMKTVSPLDYVDYNRANAFRELKEFCGFEYYGRKHLENYLTAFIQLYWFPKKFNVDKRTSHLSSMVVSGQMTREQALEEYSLPLYEEEYIDKVKKLICEKVEISEEELKAFVEAPGKQHDEYKTEKLFPFLRAIYQPIKKVRRFIKE from the coding sequence TTGGAAAGTATTTTACAGAAGGGAAATACATGGTCGGCTTATGATCTAACGAATCTCCGGGATATTCAAAAAAAATTTGATGAAAAGCCAGTTGATAAGCTGAGATTTATTTCATCTGTCCAAAAACTAGCCGACAACTATTTACTGGGAATGAAAACCGTTTCGCCTTTGGATTATGTGGATTATAACCGAGCCAACGCGTTCCGAGAACTTAAGGAGTTTTGCGGCTTTGAGTATTATGGCCGCAAGCACTTGGAAAATTACTTAACAGCCTTTATCCAACTCTACTGGTTTCCCAAAAAGTTCAACGTGGATAAGCGCACTTCGCACCTTTCCAGCATGGTCGTGTCGGGACAAATGACCCGAGAACAAGCGCTGGAAGAATATTCGCTTCCGCTATATGAAGAAGAATATATCGATAAAGTAAAGAAATTGATCTGTGAGAAGGTAGAAATTAGTGAAGAAGAATTGAAAGCTTTTGTAGAAGCACCTGGAAAGCAGCACGATGAGTATAAAACGGAAAAGCTTTTCCCATTTCTTCGAGCTATATATCAGCCAATTAAAAAAGTACGACGATTTATAAAAGAATAA
- a CDS encoding aminotransferase DegT yields the protein MEFRGIKKQYEVLKLQIDNAIANVLAEGCFISGPRIQELERRLADYVGVKNCITCANGTDALTLALMTWQVGPGDVVFVPDFTFFASGETIAYAGATPIFVDVDASTYNMDPDKLERVICQTEQEGKYCPKVVITVDLFGLPANYLRIREICERHHLLLLEDGAQGFGGSIQGKRACSFGDISTTSFFPAKPLGCYGDGGAVFTDNDEWAALIRSYAVHGKGDMKYDNVRVGMNSRLDTLQAAILDVKLKAFREYEFEAAGQVSRWYDRLLVNSDLILPARPNGFVSSWAQYTLQLPETIDRDALQAKLKEQGIPTIVYYPKPMHAQLAFAGTGSAKADCPVTERLCRTVLSLPIHPYLENEECSQIAESMVKILQVLSHN from the coding sequence ATGGAGTTTCGAGGTATAAAAAAGCAATATGAAGTGCTGAAACTGCAGATTGACAATGCAATCGCTAATGTGCTGGCCGAGGGATGCTTTATTTCTGGCCCGCGGATACAGGAGCTTGAACGAAGGTTGGCTGATTATGTGGGTGTAAAAAACTGCATCACTTGTGCGAACGGCACAGATGCCTTAACACTTGCATTAATGACTTGGCAGGTGGGGCCGGGGGATGTGGTCTTCGTGCCGGATTTCACCTTTTTTGCAAGCGGCGAAACCATTGCTTATGCAGGAGCAACGCCCATTTTTGTGGATGTAGACGCAAGTACTTATAACATGGACCCAGACAAGCTTGAGCGAGTGATCTGCCAAACGGAACAAGAAGGAAAGTATTGCCCTAAAGTAGTTATTACTGTGGATTTATTTGGCCTTCCGGCGAATTACCTGCGTATTCGAGAAATTTGTGAACGGCATCATTTATTGCTGTTAGAAGATGGAGCCCAAGGCTTTGGCGGAAGCATTCAGGGGAAGCGTGCCTGCAGCTTCGGAGATATTTCCACAACCAGCTTTTTCCCCGCAAAACCTTTGGGATGTTATGGTGATGGCGGAGCTGTTTTTACCGACAACGATGAGTGGGCCGCCTTGATTCGGAGCTATGCGGTTCATGGGAAAGGTGATATGAAGTACGATAATGTACGTGTTGGGATGAACAGTAGGCTAGACACCCTACAGGCTGCCATTTTAGATGTAAAACTAAAGGCATTTAGAGAATATGAGTTTGAGGCGGCAGGCCAAGTTTCGCGTTGGTATGATAGGTTATTAGTAAACAGTGATTTAATTTTACCGGCCCGGCCAAATGGCTTTGTAAGTAGTTGGGCGCAATATACCCTGCAGCTGCCGGAAACTATTGATCGGGACGCCTTGCAAGCAAAACTCAAAGAGCAGGGGATTCCTACAATAGTATATTATCCGAAACCTATGCATGCACAACTTGCTTTTGCGGGTACTGGCAGTGCAAAAGCGGACTGCCCTGTTACAGAACGACTTTGCCGAACGGTTCTTAGCTTACCAATTCATCCTTATCTCGAAAATGAAGAGTGCAGCCAAATCGCGGAGAGCATGGTGAAAATCCTACAAGTTCTATCACATAATTGA